One stretch of Cygnus olor isolate bCygOlo1 chromosome 1, bCygOlo1.pri.v2, whole genome shotgun sequence DNA includes these proteins:
- the C1S gene encoding complement C1s subcomponent, whose amino-acid sequence MWYLIFFCLPVWADAASMYGEILSPNYPQVYPNDLQESWEIKVPPGYGIHLYFTHMDLEPSQNCEYDSVKILSSGHVEGVLCGRKKPRVPGSLIVEEFRVPYNTLTMTFQSDFSNEEHFTGFAAYYVAVDLDECTDFVEEPCSHYCNNYIGSYFCTCPPEYFLYEDKKTCGVNCSGNVFTESSGEIASPNYPNQYPENSRCEYRVALRPGYFVALTIRSEDFDVEPADSKGSCHDSLTLVSGEKRFGPYCGSKFPGPSEIKTRNNILDIIFQTDQAVQHKGWKIRYYADPITCPPSVISNSVLDPKKDRYTFEDSVTVTCVEGYEIVVKQDSIRTFHSSCQDNGEWSNSHFSCVPVNCGEPLPIENGQVEYISKIHEPLYKAAVRYHCNAPYYTLKNKGEVVYECSASGQWIHEEMGTELPKCVAVCGVPSNPIRETAKIFGGTRAEKGNFPWQVYFDYPRGAGVLISERWVMTAAHVLEGFDKPDMFVGVINVGRESLYRDAQKLIAEASFIHPGWKKQPKDYHRTDFDNDIALLKLKDPVKMGPNISPLCLPGKSPEYELQKGTLGYIAGWGQKEKGRLPIYLWKAQIPVVDMDKCRSVKPEGPADSSAYRFTDNMICAGGDKDSCKGDSGGAYSIQDPLDNSRYYVAGLISWGPRCGTFGLYTKVVRYLDWITETMSKHEDAEALQD is encoded by the exons ATGTG gTACCTTATCTTCTTCTGTCTCCCTGTCTGGGCTGATGCAGCCTCCATGTATGGTGAGATCTTGTCACCCAATTATCCTCAGGTGTATCCAAATGATCTGCAGGAATCTTGGGAAATCAAGGTCCCTCCAGGATATGGTATTCACCTTTATTTCACACATATGGATCTTGAACCATCGCAGAACTGTGAATACGACTCTGTGAAG ATCCTGTCTAGTGGCCATGTTGAAGGCGTGCTTTGTGGGCGAAAGAAACCTCGTGTCCCTGGCTCCTTGATTGTGGAGGAATTCCGTGTCCCTTATAACACCCTGACTATGACCTTCCAATCAGACTTTTCCAATGAGGAGCATTTCACTGGTTTTGCAGCCTACTATGTGGCAGTGG ACTTGGATGAGTGCACGGATTTTGTGGAGGAACCTTGCAGTCATTACTGTAATAATTATATTGGAAGTTACTTCTGTACCTGCCCACCAGAGTATTTCCTCTATGAGGATAAGAAGACATGTGGAG TGAACTGCAGTGGAAATGTCTTCACTGAGTCATCAGGGGAGATTGCTAGCCCAAACTATCCCAATCAGTACCCAGAGAACTCACGGTGCGAGTACCGAGTGGCTCTGAGGCCAGGCTACTTTGTGGCATTGACCATACGTAGCGAGGACTTCGATGTGGAACCAGCTGACTCAAAAGGGAGTTGCCATGACAGCTTAACG CTTGTCTCTGGAGAGAAGCGTTTTGGTCCCTATTGTGGCAGCAaattcccaggtccttctgaAATCAAGACTAGGAACAACATTCTTGACATAATCTTCCAAACAGACCAGGCAGTACAGCATAAAGGCTGGAAAATACGCTACTATGCAGATC CCATAACCTGTCCCCCGAGTGTCATCTCCAACTCTGTTCTTGACCCAAAGAAGGACAGGTATACTTTCGAGGACAGTGTGACGGTGACCTGTGTGGAAGGCTATGAAATTGTAGTG AAACAAGACAGCATCAGGACTTTTCACTCCAGCTGTCAGGACAATGGTGAATGGAGCAACTCTCATTTCAGCTGTGTTC cTGTGAACTGTGGTGAACCACTTCCTATTGAAAATGGACAAGTTGAATACATCTCCAAAATTCATGAGCCTCTGTATAAAGCTGCTGTCCGGTATCACTGTAACGCACCTTACTATACCCTAAAAAACAAAGGGGAAG TGGTGTATGAATGCTCAGCCAGTGGACAATGGatccatgaagaaatgggaaCAGAGCTACCAAAATGTGTTGCAG TCTGTGGGGTGCCCAGTAATCCCATCCGAGAGACAGCAAAGATTTTTGGAGGCACCCGTGCAGAAAAGGGCAACTTTCCCTGGCAGGTGTATTTTGATTACCCAAGAGGAGCTGGTGTGCTCATTTCTGAAAGATGGGTGATGACTGCAGCTCATGTGCTGGAGGGATTTGACAAGCCTGACATGTTTGTTGGTGTAATCAATGTTGGTAGAGAATCTTTGTACCGGGATGCCCAGAAGCTGATTGCAGAGGCTTCATTCATCCATCCGGGCTGGAAGAAGCAGCCCAAAGACTACCACAGGACCGATTTCGATAATGATATTGCGCTACTGAAGCTGAAGGATCCTGTGAAGATGGGCCCAAACATCTCACCCCTCTGTCTTCCTGGTAAATCACCTGAATATGAGCTACAAAAAGGGACTCTAGGCTATATTGCTGGCTGGggacagaaggagaaaggaagactaCCTATTTATCTTTGGAAGGCTCAGATTCCTGTGGTGGACATGGACAAGTGCCGTTCTGTGAAACCAGAGGGCCCTGCTGATTCCAGTGCTTACCGATTCACTGACAATATGATCTGTGCTGGTGGTGACAAGGACAGCTGTAAGGGGGATAGTGGTGGAGCCTACTCCATCCAAGATCCTCTTGATAATAGCCGGTACTATGTGGCTGGGCTGATCTCCTGGGGACCAAGATGTGGTACCTTTGGTCTTTACACCAAGGTAGTACGTTACCTGGACTGGATTACAGAGACCATGAGTAAGCATGAGGATGCAGAAGCTTTACAGGATTAG
- the C1R gene encoding complement C1r subcomponent: MEMHIPSLLWVILFFGVTSSSPVPRKLFGEIRSPNYPKPYPNNNISSWDIIVPEGYVVKLTFRYFDLEPSESCFYDYVKIKADKKNLGRYCGQLGSTTGNHPGRKEFVSQGNRMRLEFHSDFSNEDNGTVIPYRGFLAYYQAVDLDECDPNNAAEDNEGPRCQHICHNYVGGYFCSCRPGYQLQSDHHSCKVECSSELYTEASGYLSSPEYPQPYPEDLRCNYSIRLEKGLSIILKFLKPFEIDDHQQVHCPYDQLKIQAQGREIGEFCGKESPGSIETKSSEVDILFLTDESGFSRGWKIHYTSEKIRCPQPVPLDQFTVIRDLQPVYRYQDYFIVSCKTGYNLMKGSQKLLSFTAVCQADGTWHQSMPHCEIVNCDNPAELTNGVFRYVKKPANNNYQSVIEYQCNEPYYHIVTRGGGGRFTCSPEGTWVDQAGQARIPVCLPVCGKPVNPVAEIQRILGGKQANRGSFPWQALTGIHGRGGGALLGDRWILTAAHTILPKASGGNNISLDQLAEEANIFLGHTDVEELHKMGNHPVRRIFIHPDYNPKDEHNFNGDIALLELKHPVTLGPAILPICLPDTTNTTFYMDGHMGYVSGFGVEKNFLSNHLKYVNLPAVSREKCQSWLDSKSGQTPMVFSENMFCAGFLTVKRDTCQGDSGSVFTVLDSGSGRWVATGIVSWGIGCAQGYGFYTKVLNYVDWIKEIIREDRL, encoded by the exons ATGGAGAT GCACATTCCTTCTCTCCTGTGGGTCATCCTCTTTTTTGGAGTGACCAGTTCCAGTCCAGTGCCAAGAAAACTTTTTGGGGAAATCAGATCCCCAAATTATCCCAAGCCATACCCCAACAATAACATCAGCAGCTGGGATATCATCGTCCCAGAAGGCTATGTGGTGAAGCTGACCTTCAGATATTTTGACCTGGAGCCATCTGAGTCCTGCTTCTATGACTATGTTAAG ATCAAAGCAGACAAGAAGAACTTGGGCCGATACTGTGGTCAGCTTGGGTCAACCACAGGCAATCACCCAGGAAGAAAGGAGTTTGTATCTCAGGGAAACAGAATGCGTCTGGAGTTTCACTCTGATTTCTCCAATGAAGACAATGGCACAGTCATTCCCTACAGAGGTTTCCTTGCCTATTACCAAGCTGTAG atcTTGATGAATGTGATCCTAACAATGCTGCTGAGGACAATGAGGGGCCTCGGTGTCAGCACATTTGCCACAACTATGTGGGCGGCTACTTCTGTTCTTGCCGGCCTGGCTACCAGCTCCAAAGTGACCACCACTCCTGCAAAG TGGAGTGCAGCAGTGAGTTGTACACAGAGGCATCTGGGTACCTGAGCAGCCCCGAGTATCCCCAGCCCTATCCTGAAGACCTCCGATGTAACTACAGCATCCGCCTGGAAAAAGGCCTGTCTATCATCCTGAAGTTCCTGAAGCCCTTTGAGATTGATGACCACCAGCAAGTTCATTGTCCTTATGATCAGCTCAAG ATCCAAGCACAAGGGAGAGAGATTGGTGAATTCTGTGGCAAGGAGTCACCCGGCAGCATTGAAACCAAAAGCAGTGAGGTGGACATACTCTTCCTCACCGATGAGTCAGGGTTCAGCCGTGGCTGGAAGATCCACTACACCTCAGAGA aaatacGGTGCCCACAGCCTGTCCCACTGGATCAGTTTACTGTCATCAGAGACCTGCAGCCTGTGTATCGATATCAGGACTATTTCATTGTCAGCTGCAAGACTGGCTATAACCTGATGAAG GGCAGCCAGAAACTGCTGTCCTTCACTGCTGTCTGCCAGGCTGATGGAACATGGCATCAATCCATGCCCCACTGCGAAA ttgtgaACTGTGACAATCCTGCAGAATTGACCAATGGGGTATTCAGATATGTTAAGAAACCTGCAAACAACAACTACCAGTCAGTGATCGAGTACCAGTGCAATGAGCCATATTACCACATTGtcaccagaggaggaggtg GCAGGTTCACCTGCTCTCCTGAGGGAACCTGGGTGGATCAAGCTGGCCAGGCGAGGATTCCTGTCTGCTTGCCAG TGTGTGGGAAGCCAGTCAATCCTGTTGCTGAAATCCAGCGGATCTTGGGCggcaagcaagcaaacagagGCAGTTTCCCTTGGCAGGCTCTGACTGGCATCCATGGACGTGGAGGTGGAGCACTCCTGGGCGATCGCTGGATCTTGACTGCTGCCCACACCATCTTACCCAAAGCGTCAGGAGGAAACAATATAAGCCTAGACCAGCTAGCAGAGGAGGCTAACATTTTCCTTGGCCACACGGACGTAGAAGAGCTCCACAAGATGGGCAACCACCCTGTGCGTAGAATCTTTATCCATCCAGATTACAACCCTAAAGATGAGCACAACTTCAATGGGGACATAGCACTGCTGGAGCTGAAACACCCAGTAACCCTGGGCCCTGCAATACTGCCCATCTGTCTCCCAGATACTACCAACACCACCTTCTACATGGATGGGCATATGGGCTACGTGAGTGGCTTTGGTGTGGAAAAGAACTTTCTTTCAAATCATTTGAAGTATGTGAACCTACCAGCTGTTTCCCGGGAGAAGTGCCAGAGCTGGCTGGATAGTAAGAGTGGACAGACGCCTATGGTTTTCTCTGAGAATATGTTCTGTGCTGGCTTCCTCACAGTCAAACGGGATACCTGCCAGGGGGATAGTGGGAGTGTCTTCACAGTGTTAGACTCGGGAAGTGGACGCTGGGTGGCTACGGGTATCGTTTCTTGGGGTATCGGCTGTGCCCAAGGTTATGGCTTCTACACCAAGGTCCTCAACTATGTGGACTGGATCAAAGAGATAATAAGGGAGGATAGGCTCTAA
- the RBP5 gene encoding retinol-binding protein 5, whose protein sequence is MPPNLTGYYRFVSQENMDNYLRALDINVVLRKVVCLLKPDKEIIHTGDHMVIRTITSLRDYVMDFDLGVQFEEDLGPVDGRKCQTTVSWEGDQLVCEQLGEKRNRGWRHWLEGDRLHLRMTAEDEVCVQVFQKVK, encoded by the exons ATGCCGCCCAACCTTACCGGCTATTACCGCTTCGTCTCCCAGGAGAATATGGACAATTACCTCCGCGCACTAG ATATCAATGTGGTCCTGCGAAAAGTGGTTTGCCTCCTGAAGCCCGATAAGGAGATCATCCACACAGGAGATCACATGGTCATCCGCACGATCACCTCCCTTCGGGACTACGTTATGGATTTTGACCTGGGAGTCCAGTTTGAGGAAGACCTGGGGCCTGTGGATGGACGCAAGTGCCAG acaaCCGTGTCCTGGGAGGGTGATCAGCTGGTGTgcgagcagctgggagagaagaggaacCGAGGCTGGAGGCACTGGCTGGAGGGGGACCGGCTGCATCTG cGCATGACGGCCGAGGACGAAGTCTGCGTTCAGGTCTTCCAGAAAGTGAAGTGA